From the genome of Pukyongia salina, one region includes:
- a CDS encoding TonB-dependent receptor, with protein sequence MKAIIALFCLCLSTITFAQTDISGKVVDESAEPILGANVIVVGTGTGTATDFDGNFTLRVDQSPPFTVQISSIGFESQNVEITTNNQVVNITLAEGSVLDEVVISASRTPERIFESPVTVERFDIQDIKYTASADFYDGIEQIKGVDINTSSLTFKSVNTRGFATIANERFVQLVDGMDNSSPALNFVLGNLLGMTELDVNSIELLPGASSALYGANAFNGILFMTSKNPFDHQGISAYYKRGITSQIAAGDNEFYDMGIRAAHAFSPKFAGKVNLAIMNGTDWFATNEVDAVNPGRTREHPGYDGLNVYGDEVATNIRGVGVTLANLGLIPPGAENLLPNDIVSRTGYSERDLTNYNAESVKFDAALHFRPWENDFEIIYVGKVGVGSTIYQGGQRYEIKNFFLQQHKLEVKSDNFFIRGYITDENAGDSNNMGLSGVNVNRAWKDDSTWFGEYAGAYIQATLGGANSEMAHAIARQTAETGRLIPGTPEFERVLARVKADADVNTGSKLQDQTQLYHADANYNFSHITSDFADIQVGGSYRKYRLNSSGTIFTDGDGPITYSEVGAYTQIQKKLADDRLKLTGSVRYDKSELFDGQFTPRIAVGYTAGANRNHNIRVSYQSAFRNPTTQDLFIGLDIGRAILVGSAESNLDRDVRTFPLSGGGQQATGSSTATIAGRAAYENSFSASSVTNGTPEVANINLVKPEEADVYEIGYRGKIFNFIIDASAHYSQYTNFISNENVIVPLYGTAGDGSLSLLALQNGDFKVYQTYTNADVDVKGFGGSIGVSTKIIQKINLGVNYTYAEQDFDQAGNPDFRTNFNTPMHKVKASLRYTDLFPNFGFGVNARWSDEYFWQAGFGDGIVPSYTVLDAQVNYKIPKLKTMLKIGATNLLNDEYFTAFGAPNIGAQYYASLIINNL encoded by the coding sequence GAGTACAATTACTTTTGCGCAAACCGATATCAGCGGTAAGGTGGTCGATGAATCTGCGGAACCCATTTTGGGAGCCAATGTGATTGTTGTTGGAACCGGAACGGGTACCGCAACAGATTTCGACGGAAATTTTACCCTCAGAGTGGACCAGTCTCCGCCATTTACCGTACAGATTTCGAGCATTGGTTTCGAATCTCAAAATGTCGAAATAACAACCAATAATCAGGTTGTAAATATCACCCTAGCCGAGGGGTCTGTATTGGATGAAGTTGTAATCTCGGCTTCAAGAACTCCCGAACGTATCTTTGAATCTCCGGTAACAGTGGAAAGATTTGATATTCAGGATATCAAATACACTGCAAGTGCAGATTTTTACGACGGTATCGAACAAATAAAAGGAGTAGATATCAACACCAGTAGTTTAACGTTCAAATCGGTGAATACGAGAGGTTTCGCCACTATTGCAAATGAGCGTTTTGTACAGCTGGTAGACGGAATGGATAACAGTTCTCCGGCTCTTAACTTCGTTTTGGGTAATCTTTTAGGAATGACCGAATTAGATGTTAATAGTATTGAACTACTTCCCGGGGCATCTTCGGCACTTTATGGGGCCAACGCCTTTAACGGGATCTTGTTCATGACGAGTAAAAATCCTTTCGACCACCAGGGAATCAGTGCCTATTATAAGCGTGGAATAACCTCACAGATCGCCGCAGGTGATAACGAATTCTATGACATGGGGATTCGGGCAGCACATGCCTTTTCGCCAAAATTTGCGGGAAAAGTGAACCTGGCTATCATGAATGGAACAGATTGGTTCGCGACCAATGAAGTGGACGCAGTAAATCCTGGTAGAACGAGAGAACACCCTGGATATGACGGGTTAAATGTTTACGGGGATGAAGTTGCGACCAACATTAGAGGAGTTGGGGTGACCCTGGCAAACTTGGGCTTGATTCCTCCGGGCGCCGAAAATCTTCTACCTAATGACATCGTTAGTAGAACAGGTTATTCAGAAAGAGACTTAACAAACTATAATGCGGAAAGTGTAAAATTTGATGCTGCCCTACATTTCAGACCTTGGGAAAATGACTTCGAGATCATATATGTGGGGAAAGTTGGTGTTGGTTCTACTATCTATCAAGGTGGACAGAGATACGAGATCAAGAATTTTTTCCTTCAGCAGCATAAACTAGAAGTAAAAAGTGATAATTTCTTTATTCGAGGTTATATAACCGACGAAAATGCCGGAGATTCCAATAACATGGGTCTATCTGGGGTGAATGTAAACCGTGCCTGGAAAGACGACTCAACCTGGTTTGGTGAGTATGCAGGAGCTTATATTCAAGCAACTCTAGGAGGGGCAAATTCGGAAATGGCGCACGCTATTGCAAGACAAACCGCCGAAACGGGACGTCTTATACCCGGTACTCCGGAATTCGAAAGAGTTTTAGCACGTGTTAAGGCGGATGCAGATGTGAATACGGGATCCAAACTTCAGGATCAAACACAGCTTTACCATGCCGATGCGAATTACAATTTCAGTCACATCACTAGTGATTTTGCCGATATTCAGGTTGGGGGATCATACAGAAAATACAGGTTGAATTCTTCAGGTACTATCTTTACCGATGGTGACGGACCTATTACATATTCGGAAGTGGGTGCCTATACTCAAATTCAGAAGAAACTAGCCGATGATCGTTTAAAATTAACAGGATCTGTGCGTTACGACAAATCCGAATTATTTGATGGTCAATTCACTCCCAGGATAGCCGTAGGTTATACGGCCGGTGCAAATAGAAACCACAACATTAGGGTTTCTTATCAGTCTGCCTTTAGAAACCCAACTACCCAGGATCTATTTATTGGCCTTGATATAGGAAGAGCGATCCTTGTAGGTTCTGCCGAAAGCAATCTGGACAGAGATGTTCGAACTTTTCCATTAAGTGGAGGAGGTCAGCAGGCTACGGGATCCAGTACGGCAACTATAGCAGGACGAGCCGCATATGAAAACTCGTTTTCGGCCAGCTCTGTAACAAACGGTACTCCGGAAGTCGCAAATATCAACCTGGTGAAACCAGAAGAAGCAGATGTGTACGAAATAGGATATCGTGGAAAGATCTTCAATTTTATTATTGATGCCAGCGCACACTACAGTCAGTATACCAATTTTATTTCCAATGAAAATGTTATCGTACCCTTGTACGGAACAGCAGGAGATGGATCGCTGTCATTACTGGCTCTACAAAATGGTGATTTCAAGGTATACCAAACGTATACTAATGCCGACGTAGATGTGAAAGGCTTTGGAGGTTCTATTGGTGTTAGTACTAAGATCATTCAGAAGATCAATCTGGGTGTGAACTATACTTATGCAGAACAGGATTTCGATCAGGCCGGGAATCCGGATTTCAGAACAAATTTCAATACCCCAATGCACAAAGTAAAGGCATCGTTGAGATATACGGATCTTTTCCCAAATTTTGGATTTGGTGTTAATGCTAGATGGAGTGATGAGTATTTCTGGCAAGCTGGTTTTGGTGATGGGATCGTTCCCTCATATACAGTCTTGGATGCACAGGTGAACTACAAGATTCCGAAGTTGAAAACCATGTTGAAAATTGGAGCCACTAATTTGTTAAACGACGAGTATTTTACCGCGTTTGGGGCACCAAATATTGGGGCACAGTACTATGCTTCTCTTATTATTAACAACCTTTAA
- a CDS encoding SGNH/GDSL hydrolase family protein — translation MKNLYKNRFLLLPVLGMLLLAGCENDDIPVVEEEPVVPLVAGSANVSNYVAVGNSLTAGFTDGALFILGQENSFPNLLSQKFAMIGGGAFTQPLMNDNIGGALLGGVQILGPRLYFDGAGPAPLNQTPTTEISNIQAGPYNNMGVPGAKSFHLLANGYGNLAGVQAGLANPYFVRMASNPNASMLEDAASQNASFYSLWIGNNDVLSYATSGGAGTDQTGNPDPSTYGPNDITDPTAFAGIYNAILGTLAGNGAQGVVLNIPYVYTIPYFTTVPFNPVPVDAATAALVNGGYAPYNAGLQQALGAGLISPEEAAARTINFVEGQNAVVIEDEYLTDLSGLGLPNYRQATAEDLPTLLSASFIGTLVGGNPTLINGVTVPLSDQWVLTADEVAEVTVATDAFNAVIASAASSNGAILIDANALMQQIFDTGISFDEFELNGSLVFGGTFSLDGVHPTARGNAFVANQILLAMDQAFGTNFEAAGELFKAADFTTLYPEMLP, via the coding sequence ATGAAAAATTTATATAAAAATAGATTTCTACTGCTTCCGGTTCTGGGAATGTTACTCCTTGCCGGTTGTGAGAATGACGATATCCCGGTTGTTGAAGAAGAACCGGTAGTGCCTTTGGTGGCCGGATCGGCAAATGTCTCGAATTATGTTGCCGTGGGGAATTCACTTACCGCTGGATTCACAGACGGAGCATTGTTTATACTGGGGCAGGAAAACTCTTTCCCTAACCTGTTGTCGCAAAAATTTGCAATGATAGGCGGAGGTGCTTTCACACAACCGTTAATGAACGATAACATAGGTGGCGCCTTACTGGGTGGGGTACAGATCCTGGGACCACGATTATATTTCGATGGTGCGGGGCCGGCTCCTCTCAATCAGACACCAACCACAGAGATATCAAATATCCAGGCCGGACCCTATAATAATATGGGAGTTCCCGGAGCTAAAAGTTTCCATCTCCTTGCCAATGGTTATGGTAATTTAGCCGGGGTGCAGGCAGGTTTGGCTAATCCGTACTTTGTACGAATGGCCTCAAATCCTAACGCTTCTATGCTGGAAGATGCTGCCTCTCAAAATGCGTCATTCTATTCATTGTGGATAGGAAATAATGATGTTTTAAGCTACGCCACATCAGGTGGTGCCGGAACAGATCAAACCGGGAATCCGGATCCTTCTACCTATGGTCCTAATGATATTACAGATCCTACTGCTTTTGCCGGGATCTATAATGCTATACTCGGGACTTTGGCCGGGAACGGTGCACAGGGAGTCGTGCTCAACATTCCTTATGTGTACACCATTCCTTACTTTACTACGGTACCTTTTAATCCCGTACCGGTTGATGCTGCAACAGCAGCGTTGGTGAATGGTGGATATGCACCGTACAATGCCGGATTACAACAAGCGCTTGGAGCAGGGTTGATCTCACCAGAAGAAGCTGCTGCCAGAACGATTAATTTCGTAGAAGGACAAAATGCGGTAGTGATCGAAGATGAATATCTCACCGACCTTTCAGGATTGGGACTGCCTAACTACAGGCAGGCAACAGCAGAGGATCTACCTACCTTGCTAAGTGCTTCCTTTATTGGTACGCTTGTAGGAGGAAATCCAACTCTTATAAACGGAGTTACAGTTCCGTTGTCAGATCAGTGGGTACTCACCGCAGATGAAGTTGCAGAAGTTACAGTTGCAACCGATGCGTTCAACGCTGTCATTGCTTCAGCTGCTAGTTCAAATGGGGCAATACTTATCGACGCAAATGCGCTTATGCAGCAGATCTTCGATACCGGAATCTCTTTCGATGAATTCGAACTGAACGGTAGTCTTGTCTTTGGTGGTACATTCTCCCTGGACGGAGTTCATCCAACAGCAAGAGGAAATGCTTTCGTTGCCAACCAGATCCTGTTAGCCATGGATCAGGCCTTCGGAACTAATTTCGAAGCCGCCGGAGAGTTATTTAAGGCAGCCGACTTTACCACACTTTACCCCGAGATGTTACCGTAA
- the atpD gene encoding F0F1 ATP synthase subunit beta, producing MSQITGKVAQIIGPVVDVEFASGDELPKIYDSLEVDNNGTTLVLEVQSHIGENTVRTISMDSTDGLSRGVDAISTGAPIQMPIGEEVYGRLFNVIGDAIDGIGNLPKAGKDGLPIHREAPKFEDLSTSTEVLFTGIKVIDLIEPYAKGGKIGLFGGAGVGKTVLIQELINNIAKGHGGLSVFAGVGERTREGNDLLREMLESGIIKYGDDFLHSMEEGGWDLSKVDKTAMKESKATFVFGQMNEPPGARARVALSGLTIAEYFRDGAGDGQGKDVLFFVDNIFRFTQAGSEVSALLGRMPSAVGYQPTLATEMGAMQERITSTKKGSITSVQAVYVPADDLTDPAPATTFAHLDATTVLSRKIAELGIYPAVDPLDSTSRILTADILGNEHYDCAQRVKELLQRYKELQDIIAILGMEELSEEDKMAVGRARRVQRFLSQPFHVAEQFTGIPGVLVDIKDTIKGFNMIMDGELDHLPEAAFNLKGTIEEAIEAGEKMLAEA from the coding sequence ATGTCACAGATTACAGGAAAAGTTGCTCAGATCATCGGCCCGGTAGTAGACGTAGAGTTTGCCAGTGGTGATGAACTTCCGAAGATTTACGATTCACTTGAAGTTGATAACAATGGTACCACTCTGGTACTGGAAGTACAATCACATATTGGTGAGAACACAGTGCGAACTATCTCCATGGATTCTACAGATGGACTAAGCCGTGGTGTTGATGCTATTTCAACAGGAGCGCCTATCCAGATGCCAATTGGTGAAGAAGTTTACGGACGCCTGTTCAACGTAATTGGTGATGCTATCGATGGTATTGGTAACTTGCCTAAAGCGGGTAAGGACGGTCTTCCAATTCACCGTGAAGCTCCTAAATTTGAGGATCTGTCTACATCTACCGAAGTATTATTTACCGGGATCAAGGTAATCGACCTTATCGAGCCTTATGCAAAAGGTGGTAAGATTGGTCTCTTTGGTGGAGCGGGAGTAGGTAAAACTGTACTTATCCAGGAATTGATCAACAATATTGCCAAAGGGCACGGGGGTCTTTCTGTATTCGCAGGAGTAGGAGAAAGAACTCGTGAAGGAAATGACCTGCTTCGTGAGATGCTGGAATCCGGGATTATTAAATACGGAGACGATTTCCTTCATTCTATGGAAGAAGGAGGTTGGGACCTTTCTAAGGTAGATAAAACTGCCATGAAAGAGAGTAAAGCAACTTTCGTATTCGGGCAGATGAACGAACCTCCCGGAGCGCGTGCGCGTGTTGCATTATCCGGACTAACTATTGCAGAGTACTTCCGTGATGGGGCCGGAGACGGACAAGGGAAAGACGTACTTTTCTTCGTAGATAATATATTCCGATTTACCCAGGCAGGATCAGAGGTGTCTGCACTTCTTGGACGTATGCCTTCTGCGGTAGGATACCAACCTACACTGGCAACCGAGATGGGTGCGATGCAGGAACGAATTACTTCTACTAAAAAGGGATCTATTACATCGGTTCAGGCGGTTTACGTACCTGCGGATGACTTAACAGACCCTGCACCGGCAACAACGTTTGCCCACCTGGATGCAACAACAGTACTTTCGCGTAAGATCGCCGAGCTGGGAATCTATCCGGCCGTGGATCCACTGGATTCTACATCGCGAATCTTAACAGCCGATATTCTGGGTAATGAGCATTACGATTGTGCGCAACGTGTAAAAGAGTTGCTACAACGATATAAAGAACTACAGGATATTATTGCTATCCTTGGGATGGAAGAACTTTCTGAAGAAGATAAAATGGCTGTGGGACGTGCACGTCGGGTTCAGCGATTCCTTTCTCAACCTTTCCACGTGGCAGAACAGTTTACAGGAATACCTGGAGTATTAGTAGATATTAAAGATACGATCAAAGGATTTAATATGATCATGGATGGTGAACTTGATCATCTTCCTGAAGCCGCATTCAACCTTAAAGGAACAATTGAAGAGGCTATCGAAGCTGGTGAAAAGATGCTAGCCGAAGCCTAA
- a CDS encoding FoF1 ATP synthase subunit delta/epsilon — MYLEIVTPEASLVSGEVESVTVPGVEGPFQMLNNHAPIVSLLDAGKVKFRGNPTIAEGYENKFVKEPDGKWSLEINSGTVELNNNKVIVLAD, encoded by the coding sequence ATGTACCTAGAAATCGTAACACCGGAAGCATCGTTAGTATCGGGAGAGGTTGAGTCTGTAACCGTACCAGGTGTTGAAGGTCCTTTCCAAATGCTGAACAATCACGCCCCTATAGTTTCATTACTTGATGCCGGGAAAGTGAAGTTCAGAGGGAATCCTACTATTGCCGAAGGATATGAGAATAAGTTCGTGAAGGAACCTGATGGGAAATGGTCTTTAGAGATCAATAGCGGTACAGTAGAACTCAATAATAATAAAGTGATCGTACTGGCAGACTAA
- a CDS encoding GNAT family N-acetyltransferase, which translates to MVHFKRAESRAELDQILQLQQRNLPASIPSEVKKTEGFVTVEHDFELLEQMNTACKHFIAVDNNQVIGYALSMHPKFGDEIPILRPMFSEIKKRYSGTDFIVMGQICIDKNYRKQGIFRRLYEEMLKGIRPEFDCVITEVDSKNTRSMEAHYAIGFRKISTYVSDGHEWDLILLR; encoded by the coding sequence ATGGTGCATTTTAAAAGAGCTGAATCGCGGGCAGAGTTAGATCAGATCCTTCAATTACAACAACGAAATCTGCCGGCTTCAATACCTTCAGAAGTAAAGAAAACAGAAGGATTTGTAACTGTGGAGCACGATTTCGAGCTTCTAGAACAGATGAATACTGCCTGTAAACATTTTATAGCAGTAGATAACAACCAAGTAATAGGATATGCGCTTAGTATGCATCCTAAATTTGGCGATGAGATCCCCATATTGCGACCCATGTTTTCAGAAATAAAAAAAAGATACTCGGGAACCGATTTTATAGTGATGGGACAAATTTGTATTGATAAGAATTACAGGAAACAGGGAATTTTCAGAAGACTATACGAAGAGATGCTAAAGGGTATCCGTCCAGAGTTTGATTGTGTTATTACCGAAGTAGATAGTAAGAACACAAGATCCATGGAAGCGCATTACGCGATCGGATTCAGGAAAATTTCTACTTATGTCTCAGACGGCCACGAATGGGATCTTATCCTGCTTCGATAA
- a CDS encoding glycerol-3-phosphate dehydrogenase/oxidase, with product MLLQLETVEEWDLIIIGGGASGLGIAVDAVTRGFKTLLLEQYDFAKGTSSKSTKLLHGGVRYLAQGNIKLVIEALEERGLLARNARHLFKKQEFIIPNFTWWGGYYYVIGLKFYDLLSKKLSLGSSRRVNKDKIQSYLPTLKRDKLVSGVSYFDGQFDDARLALNLAQTAIEHGGTALNYMKVTSLLKNDEGKVCGVTTVNTETDRRYSVKAKVVINATGIFTDKILKMQDPNHKKTVVPSQGIHLVLDRSFLNSDKAIMIPKTSDGRVLFVIPWHDKVIAGTTDTLIKKPKIEPRAQETEIDFILETINLHLSKKASRKDVLSIFSGLRPLVKPKGDEVKTKEVSRSHKIIVSGQLVSIIGGKWTTYRKMAEDVVDKVIKTYGFRKSRSVTKDIAIHGNVKPAEEIRHDHLFIYGSEVEKYLRFEASKPEYKDKIHPEYPYTVGQIVWSIRFEMARTVEDFLGRRIRLLLLDTRAAMYASKMVSEIMAEEFGYDKHWAHKQEQDFLSLANTYIIK from the coding sequence ATGTTATTGCAACTGGAAACAGTTGAAGAATGGGACCTTATCATCATTGGAGGTGGAGCCAGCGGTTTAGGTATAGCGGTAGATGCAGTAACGAGAGGGTTTAAAACGCTTCTTTTGGAACAATATGATTTTGCCAAAGGAACTTCCAGTAAGAGCACCAAGCTGCTGCACGGGGGAGTACGTTATCTGGCCCAGGGAAATATAAAGTTGGTGATTGAGGCTCTTGAAGAAAGAGGCCTGCTGGCACGTAACGCACGCCACTTATTTAAGAAACAGGAATTTATTATCCCAAACTTCACCTGGTGGGGAGGATATTACTATGTGATCGGACTTAAATTTTACGATCTACTTTCTAAAAAATTAAGCCTGGGAAGTTCCAGGCGGGTTAATAAAGACAAAATACAATCTTACTTACCAACCCTAAAAAGAGATAAGCTTGTAAGTGGAGTTTCTTATTTCGACGGACAATTCGATGATGCCAGACTCGCACTTAATCTGGCGCAAACTGCCATAGAACACGGAGGTACTGCCTTGAACTATATGAAAGTTACCAGCCTTCTCAAGAATGATGAGGGTAAAGTATGTGGAGTTACAACTGTAAATACCGAAACAGACAGGAGATATTCTGTAAAAGCTAAAGTTGTGATAAATGCAACCGGGATCTTTACAGACAAGATCCTGAAAATGCAGGATCCCAACCACAAGAAAACAGTTGTCCCCAGCCAGGGTATTCATTTGGTTCTGGATCGTTCATTTCTTAACAGCGATAAAGCGATAATGATTCCTAAAACCTCCGACGGACGTGTGCTGTTCGTTATCCCCTGGCATGATAAAGTAATTGCCGGAACAACCGATACCCTTATTAAAAAGCCAAAGATCGAACCCCGGGCACAGGAGACCGAGATCGATTTTATTTTGGAGACCATCAACCTTCACCTCAGCAAAAAAGCAAGCCGAAAAGACGTCCTATCGATCTTTTCGGGCCTACGGCCTCTTGTCAAGCCGAAGGGAGATGAAGTTAAGACCAAAGAAGTTTCCCGCAGTCATAAGATAATTGTTAGTGGTCAACTAGTTAGTATTATAGGGGGTAAATGGACCACCTATCGAAAAATGGCCGAAGACGTGGTGGATAAAGTTATTAAGACCTATGGGTTTCGCAAAAGCAGGTCGGTAACAAAGGATATTGCAATACACGGAAACGTGAAACCTGCTGAAGAAATTAGACATGACCACCTTTTTATTTATGGTTCGGAGGTTGAAAAATATCTCAGGTTCGAAGCCTCAAAACCCGAATATAAGGACAAAATACATCCGGAATATCCATATACTGTTGGGCAGATAGTCTGGAGTATACGGTTTGAAATGGCCCGCACTGTTGAAGATTTCCTGGGAAGAAGAATTCGTTTGTTACTATTGGATACAAGGGCCGCAATGTATGCCAGTAAAATGGTGTCTGAAATTATGGCCGAAGAATTTGGATACGACAAGCATTGGGCACATAAGCAAGAGCAGGATTTTCTTTCATTAGCTAATACATATATTATCAAATAA
- a CDS encoding aminotransferase class I/II-fold pyridoxal phosphate-dependent enzyme, with the protein MDKLPEKLLKKLQKREEGNALRQLNITHGLTDFSSNDYLGFASSKSISDRAYELLNEYGEHLNGSTGSRLLTGNSRLIETAERSIAKIHDSPSALIFNSGYAANLGVISCIPQRGDVILYDELVHASIREGIVLSHAKVTKFAHNDLQDLEQKLNLITREPQRECYVITESVFSMDGDIPDLQALVTLCKNYNCRLILDEAHAIGLTQKGLVVSEGLTNQVFARVVTFGKALGCHGAVVLGSEDLRAYLVNYARSFIYSTALSPHSVATIKAAYEHLDSEIGLENIQKLNSNIAILRSYIEKYNISKQFLPSDSAVQAMLIPGNEKVKAISERLYKDGFDVRPIMSPTVPPTKERLRICLHSFNTEAEIESLIKLLAQITL; encoded by the coding sequence ATGGATAAATTGCCTGAAAAACTACTTAAAAAATTACAAAAAAGGGAAGAAGGGAATGCGCTCAGGCAATTGAATATTACTCATGGTTTAACCGATTTTTCCTCTAACGATTACCTGGGGTTTGCATCCAGTAAATCCATTTCAGACAGAGCATACGAACTTTTAAATGAATACGGCGAACATTTAAATGGTTCAACAGGGTCCCGGCTGTTAACGGGCAACAGCCGGTTGATTGAAACTGCAGAAAGGAGTATTGCAAAAATTCATGACAGCCCTTCCGCTCTTATATTCAATAGTGGTTATGCCGCTAATCTTGGTGTTATAAGCTGCATTCCACAAAGAGGAGATGTGATTCTTTACGATGAACTGGTTCATGCCTCTATAAGAGAAGGAATAGTTCTCAGCCATGCAAAGGTTACAAAATTTGCACATAACGATCTTCAAGATCTAGAGCAAAAGCTAAACCTAATTACTAGAGAGCCCCAGCGGGAATGTTATGTGATCACAGAATCCGTCTTTTCCATGGATGGAGATATACCAGACCTGCAGGCCCTGGTAACTTTGTGCAAGAATTATAACTGTAGACTTATACTCGATGAAGCACATGCCATTGGTTTAACGCAAAAGGGGCTCGTAGTAAGTGAAGGGCTAACAAACCAGGTGTTCGCCAGGGTGGTTACCTTCGGAAAGGCCCTTGGTTGCCATGGAGCCGTGGTGTTGGGTTCGGAGGATCTCAGGGCCTATTTGGTTAATTATGCAAGAAGCTTCATTTATAGTACAGCCTTGTCTCCACATAGCGTGGCCACGATCAAAGCAGCCTATGAACATCTTGATTCTGAAATAGGATTAGAAAATATTCAGAAATTAAATAGTAATATAGCTATATTACGTTCATACATTGAAAAATACAACATCTCGAAGCAATTTTTACCAAGTGATAGCGCCGTTCAGGCTATGCTTATACCGGGAAATGAGAAGGTAAAGGCCATTTCGGAGCGATTATATAAAGATGGGTTTGATGTTCGTCCTATAATGTCGCCCACTGTACCACCCACCAAAGAACGACTACGTATTTGCCTTCATTCTTTTAATACCGAAGCCGAAATAGAAAGCTTAATAAAGTTATTGGCACAAATAACCCTATGA
- the bioD gene encoding dethiobiotin synthase, which translates to MKTNYFITGISTEVGKTVVSAIVTEALQADYWKPIQAGDLHDTDTHKVRRWISNKRSVIHSSAYNLSTAMSPHAAAEIDKIKIKTSETKRPVTKNSLVIEGAGGLLVPINAKETIMDLIKKEDKVILVSRHYLGSINHTLLSVEALKAYGKSVFGIIFIGDEHPSTENIIVKMTGITVLGRVSKEPYIDRNVISEYAEIFRPVLEKEL; encoded by the coding sequence ATGAAAACAAACTACTTTATAACAGGAATTTCTACAGAAGTTGGTAAAACCGTAGTTTCGGCCATTGTAACAGAAGCCCTGCAAGCCGATTACTGGAAACCCATTCAGGCCGGGGACCTGCACGATACCGACACCCATAAAGTTAGGCGATGGATCTCAAATAAGAGATCTGTTATACATAGTTCGGCCTATAACCTTAGCACAGCAATGAGCCCGCATGCGGCTGCAGAAATAGATAAGATCAAGATCAAAACATCGGAAACAAAAAGGCCGGTAACCAAAAATTCGCTTGTGATTGAAGGAGCGGGCGGACTTCTGGTCCCGATCAATGCTAAAGAAACGATCATGGATCTTATAAAAAAGGAAGATAAGGTCATCCTGGTTTCGCGACATTATCTTGGGAGTATTAACCATACTTTGTTATCTGTAGAAGCTTTAAAGGCGTATGGGAAGAGCGTCTTCGGAATTATTTTCATTGGCGATGAACACCCTTCTACTGAAAATATCATTGTAAAAATGACAGGAATAACCGTCCTGGGCAGGGTCTCCAAAGAACCGTATATAGACCGGAATGTGATAAGTGAATATGCAGAGATTTTTAGGCCTGTTTTAGAAAAAGAACTGTAA